The sequence below is a genomic window from Euwallacea fornicatus isolate EFF26 chromosome 1, ASM4011564v1, whole genome shotgun sequence.
GGCCGAGATTATAATGCAGcacaggaaaaaaaatgtagataaaaagaaaattgttttgaaagCTACAAGGGTTGTAAATTCATAATCTTTTCTACATATAATACTTCGGGATCTGGGATTATACAGCCTTTGATATTCGCATGTGGACGCTTTTCTTGGTTGGCCCACCGTGTATATTATACTCTAGTTTAGATTATCAAAAGGAAAATGCTCAAATAAAGTGTAAGAAGTCTGTtgtatgtatttattaaagatgtttttttttttaaattgaattgtcGTATTTACCTACGTTTAACATTTAGTTGATAAGTGAGATAGTTTCTTTTGCTGCCAGATTTGCAGATATTAATAAGATATTAGCACGTTATACTACCTATGCATAAGAATGATATTAATCGTTATGTGATGTGGTTCGAATGTTTTATACCATATTATTTGAAATCCGTTTTTACTACACCAAAGTTGAGTGAATAGTTTCAGATAGAGTGTATGTCATATGTGTGTGTCAGGCCATTTTGTTACTTGTCTGTAAAAAATaggtttaaaatatttttatacctctaataattaaaacaatgattcgaaaaaaaatcgaaatagcgctttttcttaatattgagAACTCAACATGATTGGAGCAAAACGATTTACAAATGGAACGTTCTCAAAGGTTTGGACTCCCAACTTGCCCAATCTAAGCTACATCGGGTTCCAATGTATAATTGTCATTTATATTACCATCGTACTTATCTATTAATTTCGTATCTGCGTTTGGATAATCTTCACagttaatcaaattattatccGAAATACATTGCCAGGATTTCCCGTACACACTGCAGGTGGTCTCTTCTCGGGTGGtcgcaaaaataattaaatcgtGCATTTAAGGAAGATTACTACGAATTTTCGCTTGGTTTCTTTGATGTTGATATTAAGGATAAATTACCggaatttaatcaattttaaatgagctCGTAGTGTTCGAATTTCGTTTTCGATCATTAACAGGAAGTTGCATTTCATTGGCTTTTTTGAGACGTGGCTTAAAGATTTGGTACCTAgtaatctttaaaatttatggctATAATCTAATCAGCGCTGATTGGCGGTgccattttttgtttataattgaATGCTGTAAATATAAGTTACTTCATCAATCTGTTCTTCACCAACAGCTGTGGTTAGATGTAACGGTTAATTGAAAACAGATtgtattagtatttttttgaaatcccTGTTACTACCTTTCCGCTTACTTTTGGTTTGGCCCTCTTTGGGAGAGATTTTACCGTTATTATTGGACAATTAATATGGATCGGTATGATGACCAaaaatttgactctaataatataatttctttttaagtaTTCTAACATACTTGTCACTACAATTACACCTACATTGGTGGacattattatttcaaatgcGATCATGTACGTAGTTCGATGGTGATAAATTGCGATAATCTATGCAGGTGCGTTGAGAGTATGGTAGGTAATTGTTTCCGTCTGAGAAGTATCGGCTCGTTCGTATTCATAATGATTAAGTTCAGTTACAAAATCTTTTTATATTCAGATTGGACCATGTTAAGTACTTACTTTCAACTTTTAACATCCCGTTTcccctggatttttttttatcctcgccaataacataataatacacaaaaatgcaactttaatACATTCAAGTTTTATTATAGATTATGCAACAGTACACTAAAGCCGACTACAATTTACAGaccaaaaatataacaaaactAACAAAGAAAATCAGCATAAATGAAGCTAAAAACAGTCTtattaatagttaaaaaaaagttctcttATCTTCGCTCGGCGAGCAAACAAACATTAGTGCTCACTGACACTACACGTGctgaaatttgcaaacaagactttttttaaaataatattcttctCTGTTCGCTATTCTTATTATGCGATTATCTTTCTAATAAACATCAAGTGCTAAAGTATGGATAAATCTAGTCCTTAATTGGTATCTTCTTTAGAAATTGTATTGAAAGGTCCATAAGCTGTGAGGGTGGTAATGTGCTAGTTAACCAATCAATCAACAGTCtggaaatttcttttaagtcttcattgtttttattggaagttaaAAACATGAAGCTACACGCTGCCACGATTTCTTTAGTTGATCCCCTTTCCATTATATTTCTTGCAAGTTCTTCAATAGAATATGCGGCTAATGCGTTAGTTTTGGTTTCTTCAACGTGAGAAGAGCCATTTACAATTCTTTTTATGAACTTAGGACGGTCTTCGCCCTGTAGCCTCATTGTGACTATATCACTAAGTTCCACAACATTTAAACTATTGAAATAGGAGTTTAGATCAACGGGATTAATGTTGGGAAGAAAAATCGTTTGTAACAGCTCGTTTCTACTGCATTTCCCATTTTCTACACAACTCCACACTGCAGTATTCAGCTCTTCTAAAGTTCGACTGTCAACAAGGCTCTGCAAGGATTTTTTCTCTATTCTACTATTAATAAATGTCTCAGCTTCTTCTTCGTATGATTCTcgaagaatttcaaataattttctaattccCAAAGTGTTAGATATTTTCCTGATGGCCGCGGGAAACTCATCTTCTTCGAGAAGATCGGGGATTTGGAGGTGGAAATGGGATTTTACCCAAATGAGGACGTCTTTTTTGTTAGCGGATCCCAATATGGCGGAACAAAGAGTATCGAGTGATATAttctagaaaacaaaaatttgagtGGAGAAACAAGGCCAAAATGacaatgattaaaaaataaatcactaaTATTTGTTGTACcatgaattcaaaattataaCGCCAGTACCCACGTTCTCTACATTCTTATCTTTCGTCAAGATTATTGATTATCGcaaattttccagaaatttgTTTCCGAAAACctataaattttacaagaaatgaaaaatatatatttaacttATTCAACTGTATTGCTGCTTGATATTGTGTAGcaacacaatttttaaaaatttaattataatacatacaattattttgaaagtttcttCCGCTTCTTATCTGTTTATCAATACTTTCACTAATACTTGAATTATACATAAAACGTATGGACCACACTgcattgatatttttgaactaCTTCGTCACCAAACTAACTAAGGTTAGtacaagataaaaaaaaacacgatgaAAAGCATGGcttaagaaattaattacaataacTGTGTAACTATTAGAATGTTatatgaacaaaaataaaatatatgtcCCGTCGATTGCTTGATAAGTAATCggtatttctcattaaaacgGTTTCaagcttttaatttttcgactACAGATGGAAGtgtgtaaaaaatgttgtaataaattaaaaattgctgcGCTTTTTCGTCGTACTAATATTTGGTTATGTTATTAATATATAATGGAACATAACCTTCCTTACTGAAGGCACTTTCTGACATTAACAATCCCTTCACAAAGAACACGCAATCTTACCTCACTATAGGCTCTCTCAACTATCTTGGACAACTCCAGTTTCACATCCATATTTTGTAACATAATCTGCGCCAAAGCCAAAGGCGATTTTTCTGGTTCTCTCACCTTTTCTTCCCTATTCATCTTACAACTTTCCAAAGGACTCTTCGTCTTGAAGTTCTTATTATAATAACTATCTAAAGCCTGATAAACCGTGGCCACATCAGGCATCTTACAAGGTTGTTTACTAACACTTGCCTCGCTCTGTTCgggtaaattttctattgattTGCTACTGCTTCTGTTCAATTCACCTAGCAAGGCGTTAACGAACCTGGGAGACGTGAGTTTCCTAGCTATAATGCTGACACTTTCGTCACAGTTAAGTAGTTCTGGACAAATGGGAATATCATCTCGGGATTCAAGCTGAGTTTCGCTCATATCTTGTGGTTTTTCTATGATATGATTGGAAGCTAATACTTCGAGGAATTGATTGTCTATGTCTTCATTTGAAATTAGATTGAAGAGACTTGGAGGGGCAATTTCTTCTTTGATGAATAGTTTTTTGGATGTTGTGCAGGGATCGCTAAAGTTGACGCGTTTGCGCTATATACAACAATTAAGAATAAGCATTATTAATAGGAGATTGTTCTGTATTTTACCTTGGGACATGGTGACATGCCATCCTCAAGAGAATCGGGATGTTTTCGCTTTAAAATACTACTTTTTGGCACCGCCAAGGGACTGGGGATATCTCGGGTAAATGTCAATAGGTCCTCTTTATCGATTTCATAGATGCATTCACTTTGGGATGACGGTTTTACATtagacattaattttttgatgcGTGAAGCAGAAGGAGATAATGTTTGACCGGATCTTCGTTTTGAAAGAAGTCTAAAAggtaaaataaacatattagaTTAGTGTAAAAGGTATTACAAATTCAAATGGAGCTTTTAAACAACTACCTATAATTCACCATAAAAAACATCATATTTTTGATGGATACCTGtgcaatttctaatattttatataagaaTACGCAACGatcattaatttgaaacaaacataagtttatttcttttaccattttccgCCTAAAAATTGTAATCTAAATACACACCTATGTACCGCCGGAGATCCGTGTTTAGTCCAACTAAAATGATTATTCTTCTCAATGTAAAGACGAAGATCTTTCATGTTCTTTTCACTGTGTTTTAGTGAAACCTCAACTAACCCATCTCCTGACTTCTCCTCCGGCTCCAAAGAAACTTTATCACTAATCTTTTCTGGCGCATCATCTGCTTTCTCCGGAGATTTCTGCTTCTTTCCATCAAGATCTTCTTCTTCGTTGTCAAATTTTAGGGCAAGGGGCACAAATTTCCGAACCGTTTTATTATTGTCCTCCCTTTCCGGACTAGATTTGCTCGAATTTATAGGCGATATGCCCGAAGTATTATTAAGTAGCTCAGAAGTGCGATTTGGAGTGTCTCCGGTAACGGGTGAAGTTGGGAGGTCTGACGGTGCTCGCGATAGGATGTTCGCGGCAtctatttagaaaatattggaGTTAAGGAAGTTATAATGTTGGAATAAATTTCTACTACGTCCTgttgaattttaagaaatcgAGAAGGTGGTCACTGCGCGGACCTTTTAATCAGAATGATTATGTTTTGTTCTTTACTTAActtgtttaaaaactttcaataaaatgtttaattactAGTTTAAcctttaaatagtttttattatttataagtcTGTGAGTAATTTAAATCGACCCACGCTACAATGTACAATTTAAAAGTATAAAGTAATTGCGTTAAGAAACGTATGACAAgaataatgatattttttcacgACTCcacagaaaaatgaaaaataatgacaaaaaatGATTGATTCCTCGCTACTAAAACCCTTTCTAGTAGTGGAACAACACTTAAAACAATGATGAGATGGGCAATAAACTCTAGATATTTGAAACGATCACaagaaatacataaaattatgaaatcaCCCTAGAACTTACCTTGGATAACATCCGACTGCAGCCACTTTAATGGAGAACCTTCAATAACTTTACTTGTTTCCTCATCTAATTTCTCGACAACTGTAATATCACACATTTTCTCCTCCGTAGAAGCATAAACATTATTCTCAACTTCCCCCCCTTCTTCCTTTTCCTTCCCCGCCTCACTAAACAAATCTTCAGTTTCACATACATCTGCAGTTATTGTGCATTCTTTTTCTTCTATCGTAGAACTTAGCTGTTCAAACCCTTTAGAATTATTCAAGTCTCCTAGTGACAATGAAGCTGTATCCATTGAAGCAAACTCTTGTTCTGATTCAGTTAAAACTTTCGTCTGGGGTAAATCTAAGTTGGGTTCAACATTACTGTCGATTCCCAGAGATTCACTGCCTTGAGTCTGAGTATCCTGACTTTGAGTgcgtttattttcaatttcagtgGAGAAAGTGACATTTGTGTTGGTAGAAATTTGTTTCTCTGCCTGTTGGTTGGAAGTATATTCACTAATGATTTGAGGGGAAATCTGCGGTATTCCATTGAAAGCATCTGATTGGTGTATTTCCATTGTATTATCGTGTTTCGACGATTCTTCCTTGTCATGAGATCTGGGACTTCGGCGTCTAGCTCCTTCAGACGAAGACCATTTTAACCTGCGACGCTTTGATTTTAAATCTGCCGAACAAGAGGTAACAAATGAATCTAAAGTTGCaacatcatttttatttaaattttcgctAATTTCCCCGGGAGACCTTTGCTTCGTGGGAGTTTTTTCTAGTCCTTCACTACTTTTCTTTGATTTCTTGTTGAAggaattaacgattttttcaTGTACTGAGAGTGATTGATTGCTAAAAGATGTGTCCTTAGGTTTTCTTTCGTTAGTAAGTTTAACATCAAGAGCTAAGTTTGCAGCATTTTTGTCAGCTACTTCACCTGgctgttgaacatccaaggaattgcatttttcatttatactaAGACGCCTACCCATGCTCCATTTTAACATGGACGCACTAACATTGGAATTATTCGTCTCTTGGGAACTTTCAATTATGTCGTCTTCTTCACTGCTGCTCACTCTTTTCCGTTTTCTCTTAGAACTGTCTTTAACTTCATCTAGAGATTTTTTAGGTTTCAATCCACTTCCAGAGTGTCTCCCTTTATATACCGTTGTGTTCTCCAACAAATTTGTTGTCTCTGCTGTATCCaataatgtttcattaaacaaatttgactGGGAGGAGGCAACAGAAGCttcattggatttttttaacttcaatcCACCTGTAGATTTCCTCCCTTTATTTACCTTCTTATCTTCCGATAAAATCGTTGTCTCTACTTTACCCATGAGTGTTTCATTCAACATATCTAACTCAGAGGAGGTAATAGAAGCGTCATTGGACTTCTTTAATTTCAACTCATGTTCaaacttctttaatttatttactgtTTTTTCCTCCAGTACATTGGTTCTCTCTGCAATAGCTCCATTGCAAGATGTTTCATTAAATAGGTCTGACTGAGTGGAGCAAATTGAGTCTTCATTAGACTTTCTACATTTTAATCCGGCGATTGATTTCCTTGCCTCATGTAACTTTTTGTCCTTCATAACATTCTccaataaatttgaagttgtttCTGCATCTTGCGTTGGTTTACTAAACACATCAGCCTGCGAACAGTTAGAAGCTGTTAATTGTGGATTAGATTTGGAATCAACAACCAGTGATGCAGGGGTGAGTGTCTTTCGTATcggtaaattttttcttaaagatATAGGTTTTTCTTGAATAAGCTGCTTCACTCTTTTGCCCCTTTTTTTCGActtagaattatttttcgcACTTACAAAGTTTTTCTTCGTTTCTGATTTAACTGCTAAATCAATGGAGCTTTGCTGTTCAGGAGGATGTGACATACTTTCcagaggatttttctttgagacatTTTCCTTGTTTATTGATGATGAAGGCTTCTCAGGAATTGTTCCTTTAGATTTAGATTTCTTTAACTGTTGCTCTGTTGCCAATACTTTTTTGCTTTCCTGGGGAACTCCCACTGCCCTCTTTTCCAACTTAGTTTTCTTCCCAACACTTTTCCgggtttttaacttttttttcccTTGATCAAACTCAGTCTTCCCACTTTCAGAGTCTTTTCTTAAGTGCCTCTTTCTCTTTGACCCTGTAGA
It includes:
- the Rif1 gene encoding telomere-associated protein RIF1, whose product is MDEQVRKSGTYSKLEECLGNNTEILKNPYQEQMTEFKQVFQSSNKGDQMKALQILELLLDKNVHSISEHILIILEQEELIKKIECGVLSRIIEKCMQKFLNQKNHRCLASLFKMCQKYCEKYGTQFIPILKEVISRTEYNQYCGEMLFDVLLPLIFNKEIFVSMNKHLSKPGYIDMLMEISSVMSSSELNDDNCKTFVEKAHDYVLIISDLRTNNFPDWDKLWIILIRLLGLKLHRSMTLINKFLRIAEHAFRNPSSDERIKGYICWKELIANISLDANYISSEKQLKLLLAPLKAKFSRKEGVIYKKFEIYIFLMEKLQSKSVLVLKDFLEFCFGNIEENTDPNRFGLGKTVPELRLRSAKVLLAVLGHYHLENHDCLDTESEIKLNSPVLNNNNIADVWQQVIYSVAECCLLLKEVDFRQTKDLIFRCFWRSLLRLILEDGVINTEQCFTLIGKIMDKFHKDTISAIIFEETVNSNKPKSLDLIVDQIENFLNVIFLVPLNKQCYLQVEKFVTTLGNLKSPSVKSKVQSQIFSSFVNFKTIESNVDFIADIWILVANEGEDYARAGSLNFLLWPVFHIHQLSEKTKEVLIYEHYKCQLVPFIEKSNSIHLALFRSFDKILKNNSLLLRNILDLVCMFPPIIENKDITNATLEILTTMLIILYSKQKSENLEVSQIDLIDTYFCKILDSDISRIQDQIIIKNLCNCIEQLLKLRRFSSLSPLEQFLKCASDLVKATFAKFLVLRFLIDIFQEENDLHVTEKLQRIITILKSVKPSEAKKNVSTVISLGGRSAKIAHLMKQMPSSPKKPEQSPFKLFGKDIETHSPLNMVGSQIKNQKSTPKRSVTPKVTPSKPSIDDESTSNFVVINSEVKLDKEKLTEHQRETLKKRREDIPALYQDLSQSVSQSFDSNYIDGETKINTSNERKGEDVEDKIAKKVQLELQKLSMNIVGAEEFISTGSKRKRHLRKDSESGKTEFDQGKKKLKTRKSVGKKTKLEKRAVGVPQESKKVLATEQQLKKSKSKGTIPEKPSSSINKENVSKKNPLESMSHPPEQQSSIDLAVKSETKKNFVSAKNNSKSKKRGKRVKQLIQEKPISLRKNLPIRKTLTPASLVVDSKSNPQLTASNCSQADVFSKPTQDAETTSNLLENVMKDKKLHEARKSIAGLKCRKSNEDSICSTQSDLFNETSCNGAIAERTNVLEEKTVNKLKKFEHELKLKKSNDASITSSELDMLNETLMGKVETTILSEDKKVNKGRKSTGGLKLKKSNEASVASSQSNLFNETLLDTAETTNLLENTTVYKGRHSGSGLKPKKSLDEVKDSSKRKRKRVSSSEEDDIIESSQETNNSNVSASMLKWSMGRRLSINEKCNSLDVQQPGEVADKNAANLALDVKLTNERKPKDTSFSNQSLSVHEKIVNSFNKKSKKSSEGLEKTPTKQRSPGEISENLNKNDVATLDSFVTSCSADLKSKRRRLKWSSSEGARRRSPRSHDKEESSKHDNTMEIHQSDAFNGIPQISPQIISEYTSNQQAEKQISTNTNVTFSTEIENKRTQSQDTQTQGSESLGIDSNVEPNLDLPQTKVLTESEQEFASMDTASLSLGDLNNSKGFEQLSSTIEEKECTITADVCETEDLFSEAGKEKEEGGEVENNVYASTEEKMCDITVVEKLDEETSKVIEGSPLKWLQSDVIQDAANILSRAPSDLPTSPVTGDTPNRTSELLNNTSGISPINSSKSSPEREDNNKTVRKFVPLALKFDNEEEDLDGKKQKSPEKADDAPEKISDKVSLEPEEKSGDGLVEVSLKHSEKNMKDLRLYIEKNNHFSWTKHGSPAVHRLLSKRRSGQTLSPSASRIKKLMSNVKPSSQSECIYEIDKEDLLTFTRDIPSPLAVPKSSILKRKHPDSLEDGMSPCPKRKRVNFSDPCTTSKKLFIKEEIAPPSLFNLISNEDIDNQFLEVLASNHIIEKPQDMSETQLESRDDIPICPELLNCDESVSIIARKLTSPRFVNALLGELNRSSSKSIENLPEQSEASVSKQPCKMPDVATVYQALDSYYNKNFKTKSPLESCKMNREEKVREPEKSPLALAQIMLQNMDVKLELSKIVERAYSENISLDTLCSAILGSANKKDVLIWVKSHFHLQIPDLLEEDEFPAAIRKISNTLGIRKLFEILRESYEEEAETFINSRIEKKSLQSLVDSRTLEELNTAVWSCVENGKCSRNELLQTIFLPNINPVDLNSYFNSLNVVELSDIVTMRLQGEDRPKFIKRIVNGSSHVEETKTNALAAYSIEELARNIMERGSTKEIVAACSFMFLTSNKNNEDLKEISRLLIDWLTSTLPPSQLMDLSIQFLKKIPIKD